A stretch of Saccharothrix texasensis DNA encodes these proteins:
- a CDS encoding ABC transporter ATP-binding protein: protein MTTSTSARVEPVSTGSTPVLAARTRGLRKVYGRTVAVDRVDLDVPQGAVLGMLGPNGSGKTTTIRMLLGLVRPTEGEVELLGEALPDGVAQALPHVGALVEGPGFHPFLSGRENLRRAAAFEPLLASGDIRQAVEDALERVGLGAAAHRRYRGYSLGMKQRLGLASALLVKRKLIVLDEPTNGLDPAGTREVRKVIADLHEAGSTVVVSSHLLSEIEATCTHVAVLHRGTVVAQGELAELLHADSSSLLVVTPDVDDALNALRAGRISARPISAGGAGDEATEGVRVELMGTTAPVVVRTLVDAGVEVHEARRHRTGLEDLFARLTEAEESEHNLSAVDTIEEGAR from the coding sequence GTGACCACCTCGACCAGCGCGCGGGTGGAGCCGGTGAGCACCGGCTCCACCCCGGTCCTCGCGGCCCGGACGCGGGGGCTGCGCAAGGTGTACGGGCGCACGGTCGCGGTGGACAGGGTGGACCTCGACGTGCCGCAGGGGGCGGTGCTCGGGATGCTCGGCCCCAACGGGTCGGGCAAGACCACCACGATCCGCATGCTGCTCGGACTGGTGCGGCCGACCGAGGGCGAGGTCGAGCTGCTGGGCGAGGCGTTGCCCGACGGCGTCGCCCAGGCGTTGCCGCACGTGGGCGCGCTGGTCGAGGGTCCGGGGTTCCACCCGTTCCTGTCGGGTCGGGAGAACCTGCGGCGGGCGGCGGCCTTCGAGCCGCTGCTCGCCTCGGGCGACATCAGGCAGGCCGTCGAGGACGCGCTGGAGCGGGTCGGCCTCGGCGCCGCCGCGCACCGGCGCTACCGGGGGTACTCGCTGGGCATGAAGCAGCGGCTGGGGCTGGCCTCGGCGCTGCTGGTGAAGCGGAAGCTGATCGTGCTGGACGAGCCGACCAACGGCCTGGACCCGGCGGGCACCCGCGAGGTGCGCAAGGTGATCGCGGACCTGCACGAGGCGGGCAGCACGGTCGTCGTGTCGTCGCACCTGCTCAGCGAGATCGAGGCGACGTGCACGCACGTGGCCGTGCTGCACCGGGGAACCGTGGTGGCGCAAGGGGAACTGGCCGAGCTGCTGCACGCGGACAGCAGTTCGCTGCTGGTCGTCACGCCGGACGTGGACGACGCGCTGAACGCGTTGCGCGCCGGTCGGATCTCGGCGCGCCCGATCTCCGCCGGCGGAGCCGGTGACGAGGCCACCGAGGGGGTGCGGGTCGAGCTGATGGGCACGACCGCACCTGTGGTGGTGCGGACGCTGGTGGACGCCGGGGTCGAGGTGCACGAGGCGCGTCGCCACCGCACCGGTCTGGAGGACCTGTTCGCCCGGCTCACCGAGGCCGAGGAGTCCGAGCACAACCTGTCCGCCGTGGACACGATCGAGGAGGGGGCCCGATGA
- a CDS encoding ABC transporter permease yields the protein MSALVATRAPLGRQLRSELRWIVRRPRTVIGLASLCLVPVLAGIGLWFAVDGDGPAGPGLAAIIAGNGLVLPVFTLFLALPLLLPLVGAIWAADGLAGEAQHGTLRGLMISPVGRLRLLGIKAFGVATMTLVAVTLIAFVGAITGVVLFGGEGMLTLSGSTLSFGAALGRIALTILLVTVQVWGVAAIAMAISACTEHPLVVMAATMAGVIVFAVLGVFSALDWLHPYLITSAWEGLTDVMRDPLPTEGLWRSTALAGCYVLIGLSLAAMRLATKDN from the coding sequence ATGAGCGCGCTGGTCGCCACGCGCGCTCCGCTGGGCAGGCAACTGCGCTCGGAGCTGCGCTGGATCGTGCGCCGGCCGCGGACGGTGATCGGGCTGGCGTCGCTGTGCCTGGTGCCGGTCCTGGCCGGGATCGGGCTGTGGTTCGCGGTGGACGGCGACGGTCCCGCCGGGCCGGGTCTGGCCGCCATCATCGCGGGCAACGGGCTGGTGCTGCCGGTGTTCACGCTGTTCCTGGCGCTGCCGCTGCTGCTGCCGCTGGTCGGCGCGATCTGGGCGGCCGACGGGTTGGCGGGCGAGGCGCAGCACGGCACGTTGCGCGGGCTGATGATCTCGCCGGTGGGCCGGCTGCGGCTGCTGGGGATCAAGGCGTTCGGCGTGGCCACGATGACGTTGGTCGCGGTGACGCTGATCGCGTTCGTCGGCGCGATCACCGGCGTGGTGCTGTTCGGCGGCGAGGGGATGCTCACGCTGTCGGGGTCCACGCTGTCGTTCGGCGCGGCGCTCGGGCGGATCGCGCTGACGATCCTGCTGGTCACCGTGCAGGTGTGGGGTGTGGCGGCGATCGCGATGGCGATCTCGGCGTGCACCGAGCACCCGTTGGTGGTGATGGCGGCGACGATGGCCGGTGTGATCGTGTTCGCGGTGCTGGGCGTCTTCAGCGCGTTGGACTGGCTGCACCCGTACCTCATCACGTCCGCGTGGGAGGGCTTGACCGACGTGATGCGCGACCCGTTGCCGACCGAGGGGTTGTGGCGGAGCACGGCGTTGGCGGGGTGCTACGTCCTGATCGGGCTGTCCCTGGCGGCGATGCGGTTGGCGACCAAGGACAATTAG
- a CDS encoding GNAT family N-acetyltransferase produces METERLVLREFVESDVDAVVRLLGEPRVMRYVEDGKPVPRADVERVVLPRLLGGGWWAAHLKESGDFIGWFELSPVDRGVAELGYRLHPDHWGRGYATEGAAALVEHGRAAGLTRIVAYAMTVNTGSRRVLEKVGLRHVRTFHEDWPEHIEGAEHGDVEYALDLSR; encoded by the coding sequence GTGGAGACCGAGCGGTTGGTGTTGCGCGAGTTCGTCGAGTCCGATGTGGACGCCGTGGTGCGACTGCTCGGCGAGCCGCGGGTGATGCGGTACGTCGAAGACGGCAAGCCGGTGCCGCGGGCCGACGTGGAGCGGGTCGTGCTGCCGAGGCTGCTCGGCGGCGGCTGGTGGGCCGCGCACCTGAAGGAGTCGGGGGACTTCATCGGGTGGTTCGAGCTGAGCCCGGTGGACAGGGGTGTGGCCGAGCTGGGGTACCGGCTGCACCCCGACCACTGGGGGCGCGGTTACGCGACCGAGGGCGCGGCGGCGCTGGTGGAGCACGGGCGTGCGGCCGGGTTGACGCGGATCGTGGCGTACGCGATGACGGTGAACACCGGGTCGCGGCGGGTGCTGGAGAAGGTCGGGCTGCGGCACGTGCGGACGTTCCACGAGGACTGGCCCGAGCACATCGAGGGCGCCGAACACGGGGACGTGGAGTACGCGCTCGACCTCAGCCGATGA
- a CDS encoding ABC transporter ATP-binding protein — MSLRVDGVSVAYGPVTAVSEVDLAIGDGEVVALLGPSGCGKSTLLRAVAGLEPPAAGTVSWDGVDLAGTPVHRRGFGLVFQDGQLFPHRDVAGNVAFGLRMRRVEREAREKRVAALLDLVGLSGYADRRVTELSGGEQQRVALARALAPRPKLLLLDEPLSALDRALREQLAVDLARLLRETGATALVVTHDHDEAFTLADRVAVMRAGRVVQVGEPSSVWRRPADVETARFLGCGKVLPPEAAERLVGVAARVGLRATALRVDPAGPIGAEVLERVHRRDHVRLLVRLEGEDFEAVAPVAAPPSPGDRVTLSVDLDGVAVIG, encoded by the coding sequence ATGTCGTTGCGGGTCGACGGGGTGAGCGTGGCCTACGGGCCGGTGACCGCGGTGTCGGAGGTGGACCTGGCCATCGGGGACGGCGAGGTGGTGGCGCTGCTCGGGCCGTCCGGGTGCGGCAAGTCGACGTTGCTGCGGGCGGTGGCCGGGTTGGAGCCGCCGGCCGCCGGGACCGTGTCGTGGGACGGCGTCGACCTGGCGGGCACGCCCGTGCACCGGCGGGGTTTCGGGTTGGTGTTCCAGGACGGCCAGCTGTTCCCGCACCGGGACGTGGCGGGCAACGTGGCGTTCGGGCTGCGGATGCGCCGGGTGGAGCGGGAGGCGCGGGAGAAGCGGGTGGCCGCCCTGCTGGACCTGGTCGGCCTGTCGGGTTACGCCGACCGCCGGGTGACCGAGCTGTCCGGCGGCGAGCAGCAGCGGGTGGCCCTGGCCCGTGCCCTCGCGCCGCGACCCAAGCTGCTGCTGCTGGACGAGCCGCTCTCCGCGCTGGACCGGGCGTTGCGGGAGCAGTTGGCGGTGGACCTGGCGCGCCTGCTGCGGGAGACGGGCGCGACCGCGCTGGTGGTGACGCACGACCACGACGAGGCGTTCACCCTGGCCGACCGCGTGGCGGTGATGCGGGCGGGCCGGGTCGTGCAGGTCGGCGAGCCGTCCTCGGTGTGGCGGCGCCCCGCCGACGTCGAGACCGCGCGGTTCCTGGGCTGCGGCAAGGTCCTCCCGCCCGAGGCCGCCGAGCGCCTGGTGGGCGTGGCCGCGCGGGTCGGCCTGCGGGCCACGGCCCTGCGCGTCGACCCGGCCGGCCCGATCGGGGCCGAGGTCCTGGAACGCGTCCACCGCCGCGACCACGTGCGCCTGCTCGTGCGGCTGGAGGGCGAGGACTTCGAGGCGGTCGCCCCGGTCGCCGCACCACCGTCGCCGGGCGACCGCGTCACCCTGTCCGTGGACCTCGACGGGGTCGCCGTCATCGGCTGA
- a CDS encoding ABC transporter permease, producing the protein MTPRPTTRLSPRSAWALAALLPLAFLGVFFAWPVLAIVGLGLGEGGVLPVLARADTWDLVGFTLGQAAAATALALVAGLPVAFLLARCRVRGAGLVRAAVMVPFVLPTVVVGLAFRALWPDGGVLPIVLANAFFNVAVVARTVGGLWARVDRRAEDAARALGASRSRAFTSVVLPSLAPAIGSAASVVFLFCATSFGVVLVLGGARHRTLETEIYLRTVELFDLSGAAALSLVQFVAVIAVLVVGALARRKREKSLSLRVEPPRRPTGGEWGVVVAAWLVVAALLAPVAGLIARSLATDDGWSFAGYAALAGTGERGTLAVSGLDAALNSVRTATDATLVALLVGVTSAVVLVGLRRHGSWFAETLDTALMLPLGVSAVTLGFGYLVTMDALPGDFRTSPLLVPLAQALVVTPLIVRIVLPVLRAVDERLRQAAATLGASPWRVWREVDLPLASRSLLAAAGFGFVVALGEFGATSFLARPDAPTLPVVIARLMSRPGELNSQMAYAACALLMVVTTAAVLVIERLRVPSGGEF; encoded by the coding sequence CTGACCCCACGCCCGACCACCCGCCTGAGCCCGCGGTCGGCCTGGGCGCTCGCCGCGCTCCTGCCCCTGGCGTTCCTGGGCGTGTTCTTCGCGTGGCCGGTGCTGGCGATCGTCGGGCTCGGCCTGGGCGAGGGCGGCGTGCTGCCGGTCCTGGCCCGCGCCGACACGTGGGACCTGGTCGGGTTCACCCTCGGCCAGGCCGCCGCGGCGACGGCGCTGGCGCTGGTCGCGGGCCTGCCGGTGGCGTTCCTGCTGGCCCGGTGCCGGGTGCGGGGCGCCGGGCTGGTCCGCGCGGCGGTCATGGTGCCGTTCGTGCTGCCGACCGTGGTGGTGGGGCTCGCGTTCCGGGCGCTGTGGCCAGACGGCGGCGTGCTGCCGATCGTGCTGGCCAACGCGTTCTTCAACGTCGCCGTGGTCGCCCGCACGGTCGGCGGCCTGTGGGCGCGGGTCGACCGGCGGGCCGAGGACGCGGCACGGGCCTTGGGCGCGTCGCGCTCGCGGGCGTTCACCTCCGTCGTGCTGCCGTCGTTGGCGCCCGCGATCGGGTCGGCGGCGTCGGTGGTGTTCCTGTTCTGCGCCACCAGCTTCGGCGTGGTGCTGGTGCTCGGCGGCGCGCGTCACCGCACCCTGGAGACCGAGATCTACCTGCGCACGGTGGAGCTGTTCGACCTGTCGGGCGCCGCCGCGCTGTCGTTGGTCCAGTTCGTCGCCGTGATCGCGGTGCTGGTGGTCGGCGCCCTGGCCCGGCGCAAGCGCGAGAAGTCCCTGTCGCTGCGGGTCGAGCCGCCCCGCCGGCCCACCGGCGGCGAGTGGGGCGTGGTCGTCGCGGCGTGGCTGGTGGTGGCGGCGCTGCTGGCGCCGGTGGCGGGGCTGATCGCCAGGTCGCTCGCCACGGACGACGGCTGGAGCTTCGCCGGGTACGCGGCGCTGGCGGGCACGGGGGAGCGCGGCACGCTGGCGGTGTCCGGGCTGGACGCGGCGCTGAACTCGGTGCGCACGGCCACCGACGCCACGCTGGTGGCGCTGCTGGTCGGCGTGACGTCCGCGGTCGTGCTCGTGGGGTTGCGGCGGCACGGGTCGTGGTTCGCGGAGACCCTGGACACCGCGCTGATGCTGCCGCTGGGCGTGTCGGCCGTGACGCTCGGCTTCGGCTACCTGGTCACCATGGACGCGCTGCCCGGCGACTTCCGCACGTCACCGCTGCTGGTGCCGTTGGCGCAGGCGCTGGTGGTGACGCCGTTGATCGTGCGGATCGTGCTGCCGGTGCTGCGCGCGGTCGACGAGCGGCTGCGGCAGGCGGCGGCGACGTTGGGCGCGAGCCCGTGGCGGGTGTGGCGCGAGGTGGACCTCCCGCTGGCGTCGCGGTCGCTGCTGGCGGCGGCCGGGTTCGGGTTCGTGGTGGCGTTGGGCGAGTTCGGCGCGACGAGCTTCCTGGCCCGGCCGGACGCGCCGACGCTGCCGGTGGTGATCGCGCGGCTGATGTCGCGGCCGGGCGAGCTGAACAGCCAGATGGCTTACGCGGCGTGCGCGTTGCTGATGGTGGTGACCACGGCGGCCGTGCTGGTGATCGAGCGGTTGCGGGTGCCGAGCGGCGGGGAGTTCTGA
- a CDS encoding thiamine ABC transporter substrate-binding protein translates to MFRRVLPAVTAFALLTACSVTTSDAPAPGERVVTLVTHDSFALSPELLEKFKADTGITIKPLAGGDAGEMTNKLVLTKDAPIGDVAFGVDSTFASRALKEGVFAEYASPEAQQGAQRYQLDPPNRLHAVDVGDVCLNIDVAAFKDIGEPKQYADLADPKYKDMLVVEDPATSSPGLAFLLGTIATFGERNWTNYWGQLKANGVKVVSGWEEAYTQDFSGSSGKGPRPVVVSYASSPSAEIGDDGTPRTKALLDTCYRQVEYAGVLNGAKNREDAEKVVDFLLGEQVQADVPGQMYVYPSREGVTLPEAWTKAAPLPASARSLPAAQVDANREQWVQQWRTLVQG, encoded by the coding sequence ATGTTCCGACGAGTGCTGCCCGCCGTGACCGCGTTCGCGCTGCTCACGGCCTGTTCGGTGACCACGTCCGACGCGCCGGCGCCGGGGGAGCGGGTCGTCACGCTGGTGACGCACGACTCGTTCGCCCTCAGCCCGGAGCTGCTGGAGAAGTTCAAGGCCGACACCGGCATCACCATCAAGCCTCTGGCCGGCGGTGACGCCGGCGAGATGACGAACAAGCTGGTGCTGACCAAGGACGCCCCGATCGGCGACGTCGCCTTCGGCGTGGACTCCACGTTCGCCTCCCGCGCCCTGAAGGAGGGGGTGTTCGCCGAGTACGCGAGCCCCGAGGCGCAGCAGGGCGCGCAGCGCTACCAGCTCGACCCGCCGAACCGGCTGCACGCCGTCGACGTCGGCGACGTGTGCCTGAACATCGACGTCGCGGCGTTCAAGGACATCGGCGAGCCGAAGCAGTACGCCGACCTGGCCGACCCGAAGTACAAGGACATGCTGGTGGTCGAGGACCCGGCGACGTCCTCGCCGGGCCTGGCGTTCCTGCTCGGCACCATCGCCACGTTCGGCGAGCGGAACTGGACGAACTACTGGGGTCAGCTCAAGGCCAACGGCGTGAAGGTCGTCAGCGGGTGGGAAGAGGCCTACACGCAGGACTTCTCCGGCTCCAGCGGCAAGGGGCCGCGGCCCGTCGTGGTGTCCTACGCGTCGTCGCCGTCGGCGGAGATCGGTGACGACGGCACGCCGCGCACCAAGGCGCTGCTGGACACCTGCTACCGCCAGGTCGAGTACGCGGGTGTGCTGAACGGCGCCAAGAACCGCGAGGACGCCGAGAAGGTCGTGGACTTCCTGCTCGGCGAGCAGGTGCAGGCCGACGTGCCGGGCCAGATGTACGTCTACCCGTCACGCGAGGGCGTCACCCTGCCGGAGGCGTGGACGAAGGCCGCGCCGCTGCCCGCCTCCGCGCGGTCGCTGCCCGCCGCCCAGGTCGACGCGAACCGCGAGCAGTGGGTGCAGCAGTGGCGCACGCTGGTCCAAGGCTGA
- a CDS encoding 4a-hydroxytetrahydrobiopterin dehydratase, translating into MAELLTDDQVTAALTSLPSWQAKDAALVRTVELESFARALQVVNRVAEIAENDNHHPDIDIRRRTLTFRCTTHAGGGITALDVSLAEEIDGVLDLFT; encoded by the coding sequence ATGGCCGAGCTGCTGACCGACGACCAGGTGACCGCCGCGCTGACTTCGTTGCCTTCGTGGCAGGCGAAGGACGCCGCGCTGGTGCGCACGGTGGAGCTGGAGAGCTTCGCCCGGGCCCTCCAGGTCGTGAACCGGGTGGCCGAGATCGCGGAGAACGACAACCACCACCCCGACATCGACATCCGCCGGCGCACGCTGACGTTCCGCTGCACGACGCACGCCGGCGGCGGGATCACCGCGCTGGACGTGTCACTCGCGGAGGAGATCGACGGGGTGCTCGACCTCTTCACGTGA
- a CDS encoding mannosyltransferase: MGLRALEGRVLAYAPWILGASLLGHLAMVAFQAKMTMVDLMVYRNASPELFTGLLYDWRLKEFSDQFALPFTYPPFSALVFVPLSWVPWGLARWLWQLACLACLWFVTRKSLQLVGSNDPRRAMLWTGLFVWVEPVRTTLNYGQVNLVLAALLLGTMVSARSWKQGAGVGIAAGLKLTPAISGLYFLLNRRYQAAAWSVVAFFGTVGLGYLISPRLSDEYWFHLLGDASRVGPVGSAINQSLRGALSRTVGYDVGTGPVLLGAVAVAVVLTGFALHASLKAKDTLAMIVSVQFLGLLVSPISWSHHWVWAVPALMWLIYSAKHRLATATAVAWILAIGSYLISFLLKAQPSIWIIPRPWHHSALGWVYPAVGLLTLVTVAVVLRRRAARSREEVEHPVDLLRE; encoded by the coding sequence GTGGGACTGCGTGCACTTGAAGGGCGGGTGCTCGCCTACGCGCCGTGGATCCTGGGCGCGTCCCTGCTCGGGCACCTGGCGATGGTCGCGTTCCAGGCGAAGATGACCATGGTGGACCTGATGGTCTACCGGAACGCCTCACCCGAGCTGTTCACCGGTCTGCTCTACGACTGGCGGCTCAAGGAGTTCTCCGACCAGTTCGCCCTGCCGTTCACCTACCCGCCGTTCTCGGCGCTCGTCTTCGTGCCGCTGTCGTGGGTGCCGTGGGGCCTGGCCCGCTGGCTCTGGCAGCTCGCCTGCCTGGCCTGCCTGTGGTTCGTCACCCGCAAGTCGTTGCAGCTCGTCGGCAGCAACGACCCGCGCCGGGCGATGCTGTGGACCGGTCTGTTCGTGTGGGTCGAGCCGGTCCGCACGACCCTGAACTACGGCCAGGTCAACCTGGTCCTGGCGGCCCTCCTGCTCGGCACGATGGTCAGCGCCCGGAGCTGGAAGCAGGGCGCGGGCGTCGGCATCGCGGCCGGGCTCAAGCTCACCCCCGCCATCTCCGGCCTGTACTTCCTGCTCAACCGCCGCTACCAGGCGGCCGCGTGGTCGGTCGTGGCGTTCTTCGGCACGGTCGGGCTCGGCTACCTGATCTCGCCGCGCCTGTCGGACGAGTACTGGTTCCACCTGCTCGGCGACGCGTCCCGGGTCGGCCCGGTCGGCTCGGCGATCAACCAGTCGCTGCGCGGCGCGCTGTCCCGCACCGTCGGGTACGACGTCGGGACCGGGCCGGTCCTCCTCGGCGCGGTCGCGGTCGCGGTCGTGCTGACCGGGTTCGCGCTGCACGCGTCGCTCAAGGCCAAGGACACGTTGGCGATGATCGTGTCCGTCCAGTTCCTCGGCCTGCTGGTCTCGCCGATCTCGTGGAGCCACCACTGGGTGTGGGCGGTGCCCGCGCTGATGTGGTTGATCTACTCGGCGAAGCACCGGCTGGCCACCGCCACGGCCGTGGCGTGGATCCTGGCGATCGGCAGCTACCTGATCTCGTTCCTGCTCAAGGCGCAGCCGTCGATCTGGATCATCCCGCGCCCCTGGCACCACTCGGCGCTGGGCTGGGTCTACCCGGCGGTGGGCCTGCTCACCCTGGTCACCGTCGCGGTGGTGCTGCGGCGGCGCGCGGCGCGGTCACGTGAAGAGGTCGAGCACCCCGTCGATCTCCTCCGCGAGTGA
- the ychF gene encoding redox-regulated ATPase YchF, which translates to MSLTLGIVGLPNVGKSTLFNALTRNDVLAANYPFATIEPNVGVVPLPDARLAKLAEIFGSEREVPAVVSFVDIAGIVKGASEGAGLGNKFLANIREANAICQVIRVFDDSDVIHVDGRVDAAADIETINTELILADLQTLEKAIPRLEKEARTQKDRRPALEAAQKAREVLDGGRTLFAAQSEVDGPLLRELSLLTAKPFLYVFNADEAVLTDEAKLKELRELVAPADAVFLDAKVEAELLELDEESARELLESIGQHEPGLYSLARAGFHTLGLQTYLTAGPKESRAWTIPQGATAPQAAGVIHTDFERGFIKAEVVSFADLVEAGSMAAAKSAGKVRIEGKDYVMADGDVVEFRFNV; encoded by the coding sequence GTGAGTTTGACCCTCGGTATCGTCGGCCTGCCCAACGTCGGCAAGTCCACCCTGTTCAACGCCCTCACGCGCAACGACGTGCTGGCGGCGAACTACCCGTTCGCGACCATCGAGCCGAACGTCGGCGTGGTGCCGCTGCCGGATGCCCGCCTGGCGAAGCTGGCGGAGATCTTCGGCTCCGAGCGCGAGGTGCCGGCGGTGGTGTCGTTCGTCGACATCGCGGGCATCGTGAAGGGTGCGTCCGAAGGGGCGGGGCTGGGGAACAAGTTCCTCGCCAACATCCGCGAGGCCAACGCGATCTGCCAGGTCATCCGGGTCTTCGACGACTCCGACGTGATCCACGTCGACGGTCGCGTCGACGCCGCCGCCGACATCGAGACGATCAACACCGAGTTGATCCTCGCCGACCTCCAGACGCTGGAGAAGGCGATCCCGAGGTTGGAGAAGGAAGCCCGCACGCAGAAGGACCGGCGTCCCGCGCTGGAGGCGGCGCAGAAGGCGCGCGAGGTCCTCGACGGCGGGCGCACGCTGTTCGCCGCGCAGTCCGAAGTGGACGGTCCGCTGCTGCGCGAGCTGAGCCTGCTGACCGCGAAGCCGTTCCTGTACGTGTTCAACGCCGACGAGGCCGTGCTCACCGACGAGGCGAAGCTCAAGGAGCTGCGCGAGCTGGTGGCGCCCGCGGACGCGGTGTTCCTCGACGCCAAGGTCGAGGCGGAGCTGCTGGAGCTGGACGAGGAGTCCGCGCGCGAGCTGCTGGAGTCGATCGGCCAGCACGAGCCGGGCCTGTACTCGCTGGCCCGGGCCGGTTTCCACACCCTCGGCCTGCAGACCTACCTGACGGCCGGCCCGAAGGAGTCGCGGGCCTGGACGATCCCGCAGGGCGCGACCGCGCCGCAGGCGGCCGGCGTGATCCACACGGACTTCGAGCGCGGCTTCATCAAGGCCGAGGTGGTCTCCTTCGCCGACCTGGTGGAAGCCGGCTCCATGGCCGCCGCCAAGTCCGCCGGCAAGGTCCGCATCGAGGGCAAGGACTACGTCATGGCCGACGGCGACGTGGTGGAGTTCCGCTTCAACGTCTGA
- a CDS encoding AlkA N-terminal domain-containing protein, whose amino-acid sequence MLLDDERAYRAVAARDARFDGCFILAVRTTRIYCRPSCPAVTPKRRNAEFYPTAAAAQSAGYRACRRCLPDAVPGSPEWNLRADLAARAMRLISDGVVEREGVPGLAGQLGYSERHLTRVLRAELGAGPLALARAHRAHSARLLIETTDLSFADIAFAAGFASVRQFNDTIRTVFATTPSAMRSTRAASGAAGRITLRLPYRPPFDAEGLLAYFRAHAIAGVEHVTDRCYARSLRLPHGQATVRLEPAAGHVSCSLRLTDLRDLGSAVSRVRRLLDLDADPVAVDDFLSADPALRPSVVARPGVRLPGSVDGAETLLRALGHDAPGEPLEQPDGPVTHLYPAPSAIDSPVARALADGTLRVDVGRDADELHAELSAFPGIGPKVASYVVMRVLGAPDIPLTSDNIAWRPWRSYAAMHLRRTA is encoded by the coding sequence ATGCTCCTCGACGACGAACGCGCCTACCGGGCCGTCGCCGCCCGCGACGCCCGCTTCGACGGGTGCTTCATCCTCGCGGTGCGCACGACCCGGATCTACTGCCGGCCGTCCTGCCCCGCCGTGACGCCGAAGCGCCGCAACGCGGAGTTCTACCCGACCGCGGCGGCGGCGCAGTCCGCCGGCTACCGGGCGTGCCGGCGGTGCCTGCCGGACGCCGTGCCCGGCTCGCCGGAGTGGAACCTGCGGGCCGACCTGGCCGCCCGGGCCATGCGCCTGATCTCCGACGGCGTGGTGGAGCGGGAGGGCGTGCCGGGGCTCGCCGGGCAGCTGGGCTACTCGGAACGACACCTGACCCGCGTGCTGAGGGCCGAGCTGGGCGCCGGTCCGCTGGCGCTGGCCCGCGCGCACCGCGCGCACTCGGCGAGGTTGCTGATCGAGACGACCGACCTGTCGTTCGCCGACATCGCGTTCGCGGCCGGTTTCGCCAGCGTGCGGCAGTTCAACGACACGATCCGGACGGTGTTCGCGACCACGCCCTCGGCGATGCGCTCGACCCGCGCGGCGTCGGGCGCGGCGGGCCGCATCACGCTGCGCCTGCCGTACCGGCCGCCGTTCGACGCGGAGGGCCTGCTGGCGTACTTCCGGGCGCACGCGATCGCGGGCGTCGAGCACGTGACGGACCGGTGCTACGCGCGGTCGTTGCGCCTGCCGCACGGGCAGGCGACCGTGCGGCTGGAGCCGGCGGCGGGGCACGTGTCGTGCTCGCTGCGGTTGACCGACCTGCGCGACCTGGGCAGCGCGGTGAGCCGGGTGCGGCGGCTGCTGGACCTGGACGCCGACCCGGTGGCCGTGGACGACTTCCTGTCCGCCGACCCGGCGTTGCGGCCCTCGGTCGTCGCCCGGCCGGGCGTGCGGCTGCCGGGCAGCGTCGACGGCGCGGAGACCCTGCTCAGAGCGCTCGGCCACGACGCGCCGGGCGAGCCGCTGGAGCAGCCCGACGGCCCGGTGACGCACCTGTACCCGGCGCCGTCGGCGATCGACTCGCCGGTGGCGCGGGCGTTGGCGGACGGCACGCTGCGGGTCGACGTGGGCCGGGACGCGGACGAGCTGCACGCCGAGCTGTCGGCGTTCCCGGGCATCGGCCCGAAGGTCGCCTCGTACGTGGTGATGCGCGTGCTCGGCGCCCCTGACATCCCTTTGACCAGCGACAACATCGCGTGGCGCCCTTGGCGCTCGTACGCCGCGATGCACTTGAGGAGGACCGCGTGA
- a CDS encoding methylated-DNA--[protein]-cysteine S-methyltransferase: MSTGHVSTVDTPISPFTAVVAMDGAVLASGWTADVDELLPQVSPSLRPTTLAHRRDLGAVTKAVRAYHAGDLDAIVDVPVRQRGGEFMQQAWEALRTVTAGKPVSYADYALLAGRPSAVRAAATACARNAATLFVPCHRVIRTGGAIGNFRWGPDVKRWLLAHES, encoded by the coding sequence GTGAGCACCGGCCACGTGTCGACCGTCGACACGCCGATCAGCCCTTTCACCGCCGTCGTCGCCATGGACGGCGCCGTCCTGGCCAGCGGGTGGACCGCGGACGTGGACGAGCTGCTGCCCCAGGTCTCGCCGTCACTGCGCCCGACGACCCTGGCGCACCGCCGCGACCTCGGCGCGGTGACCAAGGCCGTCCGCGCCTACCACGCCGGCGACCTGGACGCGATCGTCGACGTCCCGGTCCGGCAGCGCGGGGGCGAGTTCATGCAGCAGGCGTGGGAGGCGCTGCGCACCGTCACGGCGGGCAAGCCGGTCAGCTACGCCGACTACGCCCTGCTGGCGGGCCGGCCGTCGGCCGTCCGCGCCGCCGCGACCGCGTGCGCCCGCAACGCGGCGACGCTGTTCGTGCCGTGCCACCGGGTGATCCGCACGGGCGGCGCGATCGGCAACTTCCGCTGGGGTCCGGACGTGAAGCGGTGGCTGCTGGCGCACGAGTCCTGA